CCATTCCCGAGATAAAAACAACCAGGAGCGAAAACGGCAGCGAAGCATCCATATCTGGGGAAATACGGAGTCTTGCGGATATCCCCTCGGGGTGCAGTTTTCACCCGAGATGCCCTCTTGCAACCGAGGTGTGCTCTAGGGAGACTCCACGGCTCGAGGAGAAAGGAGCAGATGGGCGAAGCGTCGCCTGCCACAACGTCTGAGCGGTCTGTCTGTTTTCCCGGCGACTGTTTTTTTCCAATATAACTTGCAATAAAGCGATTGTGGTTTATATTAGAGCAATTTTTGCAGGCGGGGTTTCCGCGCGATGAGAGTTAACGTATCGGAAATAAAGGACGGGGGATTGAGTCTTAATCTCACGAGGGGGCCGGGATGGCTCGGCGGTTCCGAGAAATCAGAAGTCGCGAGCGTGGATTCCGATATAGAGTTTCATATTGATCTTTTACGCACGGCGGGCGAGATAAGCGTGCGGGGAAAAATCGGATTCCTGGCGGTCGCCCGGTGTTCCCGTTGCTTAAGCGACGTAAGCGTTGATACGAATCTTGAAGTAAACCTCATTCTTTCGCCTTCTGAGACAGAAAAGAAAGAGGAAGCAGGCGGGGACATAGATTATGAAACTTACCGGGGTAGGACGATAGACCTTAACGATTACATGAGAGAGCAGGTGAATCTTTCGCTTCCCTACAAGGTGGTCTGCGTCGAGGATTGCAGGGGACTTTGCAGCGGGTGCGGACAGAATCTTAACGAACAGCAGTGCGGCTGCGAGACTCGCCAAGAGGACTCGCGCTTTGCGGTGCTTAAAGATATAAAGATATAGTTTCAACCAGGAGACTGAGATGGCATTACCCAAAAGAAAGACTTCCAGATCGAAATCAAGAAAAAGAAGAACCCATTATTCCGTTGCGTTGCCGGGGGCTTCCTTTTGTCCCGAGTGCAACGAGATGAAACCTCCCCACAGGGCGTGTCCCAGTTGCGGCTACTACAAGGGAAGGAATTTCTTCAGACAGGCTCCCGATACGGAAGTCGTTGCGGAAGACTAAACACACACTGAATCCATGATAGCTTTTCTTTTTCCAGGTCAGGGCTCCCAGTACATTGGCATGGGCGCTGATTTCTGCGCCGAGTTCGCTCTTGCGAGGCAGACTTTTGAAGAAGCAAACGATGCTCTGGGAATCGACCTGGCGAAGCTTTGCTTTGAGGGCGAGGCGGCGACCCTTGCTCTTACCGCGAACGCCCAGCCGGCGATACTTACAACGAGCGTGGCCGCGTTGAGGGTGGTTCTTGAGGAAACCGAAATAAGGCCCGACCTGGTTGCCGGACACAGCCTCGGCGAATTTACGGCCCTTGTCGCCTCCGGGTGCCTCGAGTTTGGTGACGCCGTGCGTACCGTTAGAAAAAGAGGGGAGTTCATGCAGGAAGCGGTTCCCCCAGGAGTCGGGAAAATGGCTGCCGTGCTGGGTCTTACGTCAGAGGAAGTAAGTGAGCTTTGCGCCGAGGTTGCGGGGGAAGAAAACGTGGTCTCCCCGGCTAATTTCAATTCGCCCACACAGACCGTTATCTCAGGAGAATCCGGGGCCGTTTCGGCCGCGTCGGAGCTTGCTAAGGAAAAAGGGGCAAGACGGGTTGTCGAGCTCGAGGTGAGCGCGCCTTTTCACTGCTCCCTTATGGAGCCCGCAGCCGCCCGTCTCAGGGATGTTCTCGGGGAAATAGATTTTCACCCTGTTAAGTATCCTGTAGTCACCAATACCGGGGCGGAGGCCAATTCCGATTCCACGAGGGTGGCGGACATTCTGGTGGAGCAGGTGGTAAGCCCGGTGAGATGGGCTGAGTCACTTGAGCTTCTAAAGGACTCCGGGGTTTCTGAGTTTCTCGAGATCGGCCCATCCAAGGTTTTAAGCGGTCTTGTGAAAAGAACTCTTAAGGGCGTTCGTTGCGCCGGTATTGAAAAAATTGAGGAGTTAAATCATATTAAGACAGATGGAATTCAGTAATCAGGTTGCACTTATAACCGGCGGGTCGCGCGGGATAGGAAAGGACATTGCGAAGAAACTCGCTTCGCGCGGGGCGTATGTTCTGATTAACTACATAAGCAACCGCCAGGCGGCCGATGAGACTCTCGAGGAGATAGAGCAGGAGGGGGGCAAGGGCAGGGCGGTCGGCTTTGACGTCTCCGATTTCGACGAGGTTCAGCGGTGCGTGGGGGAACTCTCGGGTGAACTGGGCGGAATACATATACTTGTTAACAACGCGGGAATAAGGAATGACGGGCTTTTGATGAGAATGGGGGAGGAGGACTGGGACCGTGTCATGGACATAAACCTCAAGGGAGCGTTTAACTGTACCAAGGCGGTTTCAAGGGGCATGTTCAAGAACCGTTACGGAAGAATAATAAATATCACCTCGACTGCCGGTGAGGCCGGAAACCCGGGGCAGGCGAATTACGCCGCTTCAAAGGCCGGGGTAGTAGGTCTCACGAAAGCAACCGCCAAGGAATTCAGTTCAAGGGGAATAACCGTGAACGCCGTAAGTCCCGGTTTTGTTGAGACTGATATTATCGCGGACCTTAACGAGGAAATGAGAAAAAAATATCTGGAAGCTATACCTCTCGGCAGATTCGGGCGCGTTGAGGACATCTCAAACGTGGTGTGTTTTCTGGTTTCCGAAGGCGCGTCGTACATAACCGGGGAGGTTATAAAAGTTAACGGCGGAATTTACATGTAAAATTTAGGAGGTTTGACTCACATGGCAAAGGATAATGCTGAAATTTTAGCTAAGGTAAAGGAGATGATCGCGAGCCATCTCGGCAAAGCCGAGGATGAGA
This region of Candidatus Dadabacteria bacterium genomic DNA includes:
- a CDS encoding oligopeptide ABC transporter ATP-binding protein OppF (with OppABCD is involved in the transport of oligopeptides; OppF and OppD are ATP-binding proteins) — translated: IPEIKTTRSENGSEASISGEIRSLADIPSGCSFHPRCPLATEVCSRETPRLEEKGADGRSVACHNV
- the rpmF gene encoding 50S ribosomal protein L32; translation: MALPKRKTSRSKSRKRRTHYSVALPGASFCPECNEMKPPHRACPSCGYYKGRNFFRQAPDTEVVAED
- the fabD gene encoding ACP S-malonyltransferase; protein product: MIAFLFPGQGSQYIGMGADFCAEFALARQTFEEANDALGIDLAKLCFEGEAATLALTANAQPAILTTSVAALRVVLEETEIRPDLVAGHSLGEFTALVASGCLEFGDAVRTVRKRGEFMQEAVPPGVGKMAAVLGLTSEEVSELCAEVAGEENVVSPANFNSPTQTVISGESGAVSAASELAKEKGARRVVELEVSAPFHCSLMEPAAARLRDVLGEIDFHPVKYPVVTNTGAEANSDSTRVADILVEQVVSPVRWAESLELLKDSGVSEFLEIGPSKVLSGLVKRTLKGVRCAGIEKIEELNHIKTDGIQ
- a CDS encoding DUF177 domain-containing protein, with the translated sequence MRVNVSEIKDGGLSLNLTRGPGWLGGSEKSEVASVDSDIEFHIDLLRTAGEISVRGKIGFLAVARCSRCLSDVSVDTNLEVNLILSPSETEKKEEAGGDIDYETYRGRTIDLNDYMREQVNLSLPYKVVCVEDCRGLCSGCGQNLNEQQCGCETRQEDSRFAVLKDIKI
- the fabG gene encoding 3-oxoacyl-[acyl-carrier-protein] reductase, with protein sequence MEFSNQVALITGGSRGIGKDIAKKLASRGAYVLINYISNRQAADETLEEIEQEGGKGRAVGFDVSDFDEVQRCVGELSGELGGIHILVNNAGIRNDGLLMRMGEEDWDRVMDINLKGAFNCTKAVSRGMFKNRYGRIINITSTAGEAGNPGQANYAASKAGVVGLTKATAKEFSSRGITVNAVSPGFVETDIIADLNEEMRKKYLEAIPLGRFGRVEDISNVVCFLVSEGASYITGEVIKVNGGIYM